CGAGGTCGGCACCGATAATCAGTTGCAAAGAGTCAGGCATTTTGTCACCTCAGGTTAATCTTTGGCCTTACACGGTCGATATGAAAAATGATGGATCAGAAGTATCTGAAAAAAGGTCAGGTAATTCCTTTGGGATAGATGGAGATATCAGCTTACTTACAACACCGCCCTTTTCGCGCGCTTTTCCAACCCGATGCCCTGGACTCAAAGACCTTAGCGGACCCCCCAAGCCATGAACAAAAATCTGCGCTTCAGCCACAAGATCCTGCTTGCCGCCTCGCTGATCGTCATAGCTGCCTTTGCACTATTCACGCTCTACAACGATTACCTGCAACGCAACGCCATTCGCAATGATCTGGACAACTATCTTCAGGAAATGGGCGACGTCACGGCAAAAAATATTCAGACCTGGCTTGCCGGCCGCGCCTTGCTGATCGAAAACATCTCCCAGTCGGTGGCCCTCAACCCCGACCCGACCAATGTCAGCAACCTGCTGGAACAGAAGTCGGTGAGCTCGACCTTCATGGGGGCTTACCTGGGCAACAAGGACGGCACCTTCATCATCCGCCCGGACAGCAAGATGCCGGACGGCTACGACCCCCGCGCACGCCCCTGGTACAAGAGCGCCGAGAGCAGCAACGGCTCGGCCCTGACCGAACCCTATATCGACCTGGCTTCCGGCCAATTGGTCATTTCCATCGTCGACAGCGTGATCAAGGCTGGCCAGCGCATTGGCGTGGTCGGCGGTGACCTGAGCCTGCAAGTGATTGCCGACAGCATCAACGCTCTGGACTTCGACGGCATGGGCTATGCGTTCCTGATCAGCGCCGACGGCAAGATCCTGGTGCACCCGGACAAGAACCTGGTGATGAAGACCCTCAAGGACGTCTATCCCCAGGACACCCCGCGCATCAGCAATGAACTCAGCGAGATCAGCGTCGACGGCAAACCCCGCATCGTCACCTTCACCCCGATCAAGGGCCTGTCTTCGGTGAACTGGTACATCGGCCTGTCGGTGGACAAGGACAAGGCCTTCGCCATGCTCAGCGAGTTCCGCACCTCGGCCCTGATCGCCACCCTGACCGCCGTGGCCCTGACCATTGCCCTGCTGGGCCTGCTGATCCGCCTGCTGATGCAGCCCCTGCATGTGATGACCCGGGCGATGCAGGACATCGCCGACGGCGAAGGCGACCTGACCCGCCGCCTGAACATCCACAACCAGGACGAATTCGGCATTCTCGGCACCGCCTTCAACCGTTTCGTCGAACGCATCCACAGTTCGATCCGCGAAGTCTCCTCGGCCACCGAGCACGTCAACGAAGTGGCCCTGCGGGTAGTCAGCGCCTCCAACTCATCGATGCTCAACTCCGATGAACAGGCCAGTCGCACCAACAGCGTCGCCGCAGCCATCAATCAACTGGGGGCCGCAGCCCAGGAAATCGCCCGCAATGCCGCCCAGGCCTCACAACAGGCCAGCGACGCGCGCAACCTGGCCGAAGACGGCCAGCAAGTGGTGGATCGCAGCATCCAGGCGATGAACCAGTTGTCGGAGATGATCAGCGCATCCAGCAGCAACATCGAGACCCTCAACAGCAAGACCGTGAACATCGGGCAGATTCTCGAAGTCATCACCAGTATTTCCCAGCAGACCAACCTGCTGGCGCTCAACGCGGCCATCGAAGCGGCCCGGGCCGGTGAGGCCGGCCGCGGATTCGCCGTGGTGGCCGATGAAGTACGCAACCTGGCGCACCGCACCCAGGAATCGGCACAGCAAGTGCAAACCATGATCGAAGAGTTGCAGGTGGGCGCCCGGGAGTCGGTCAGCACCATGAGCAACAGCCAGCGCCACAGTCAGGACAGCGTCGAGATCGCCAACCAGGCCGGGGAGCGGCTGAGCAGCGTGACCCAGCGCATCGGCGAGATCGACGGCATGAACCAGTCGGTGGCCACCGCCACGGAAGAACAGACCTCGGTGGTCGAATCCATCAACATGGACATCACCGAAATCAACACGCTGAATCAGGAAGGCGTTGAAAACCTGCAGGCGACCCTGCGGGCCTGCTCCGATCTGGAACAGCAATCGGCGCGCTTGAAGCACCTGGTGGGCAGCTTCAGGATCTGACGCAGGGCCTCAGGCCCCTTTAGCCGGCGAGCCGGTGTCTACGGACGCCGGTGGCGTGGGCTCCTGCTGCAACTGCTCCCACAATTGGGCGGCCCCCGGAAACTCGGTGCCGTCTTCAGCATCCAGCTCATCGGGGTCGTAGCGGCTCAGGCATCCCTCGCCGAGGGTGGCGGGGGCTTTGGAAGTGGCTTTATCCAGTGGATCGGTCATCGCGCTGACCTCTCGAGGTGAACAACCAGGACCGGGATCTTGAACCCGGCTCCTGGTTTTTTTTCGATCAGAACACCACGGTCTTGTTGCCGTGGACCAGCACCCGGTCTTCCAGGTGGTAGCGCAGGCCGCGGGCCAGGACCATCTTCTCCACATCACGACCGAAACGCACCATGTCCTCGATGCTGTCGCTGTGGCTGACCCGCACCACGTCCTGCTCGATGATCGGCCCGGCGTCCAGTTCTTCGGTGACGTAGTGGCAGGTGGCGCCGATCAGCTTCACCCCACGCAGGGACGCCTGGTGGTAAGGCTTGGCGCCGACGAAGGACGGCAAGAAGCTGTGGTGGATGTTGATCACCTTGTGCGCGTATTCGCGGCACAGCTCAGGCGGCAGGATCTGCATGTAGCGCGCCAGCACCACCACCTCGGCATCGTGCTGCTTGACCAGACGCGACACCTCGGCGAACGCCGGCTCCTTGTCCTGAGGATTGACCGGCACATGGTAATAAGGGATGCCATGCCACTCGACCATGCTGCGCAGGTCGTCATGGTTGGAGATCACACAGGCGATTTCACAATCGAGCTCATCGCTGTGCCAGCGATGCAGCAGATCCGCCAGGCAATGGGACTCGCGGCTGGCCATCAGCACGACGCGCTTTTTCTCGGCGGTATCGGTAATGCGCCAGTCCATCGAGAACTCTTCGGCGATCGGCGCAAAAGCCTGGCGAAAAGCCTCCAGACCAAAAGGCAGGGAGTCGGCACGAATCTCGTGACGCATGAAGAACCAGCCACTGAGATTGTCCGAGTGGTGGCTCGCTTCGGTGATCCAACCGTTATGGGAGGCCAGAAAGTTACTGACTTTGGCAACGATGCCAACGCGGTCAGGGCAAGAAATCACCAACCGAAAGGTGCGCATGAGGGGAAAACTCCAGAACTTCGCAAAGGTCGCCATTCTAGCCATTACGCGACAAAACTGCAGTATTCATTGCGCCGCAGGCCCGGATTAGATTGGCAACAGCACCCTGATTGCGTCTTAACGGGCATCACTGCAAGCACTGCCGCAGACACTTGCCAATAGCGCACAAGTAATTTGTGAATAGCGCAATCGAATCCCTCGATCTATTAAATAGCGAAATGACTTTTGCGCCTAAACACACTAAGAGCGCCGAATAAAACAGCGTTATTATGTTTACTTGCACAAACTCCGTGACTATTATTGCGACACTGTCACCCAGTCACTCAGCGCTCAATAAGGTAGTCCTCATGTCCCTGATCAACGAATACCGTGCTACAGAAGAAGCCATTAAAGAACTGCAAGCACGTTTGAAGAACCTGTCCCAGGACGACAAACTGAAAACCGAACTGGAATTCGAAGGCAAACTGCGCAGCCTGATGGGCGAGTACTCCAAGTCCCTGCGCGACATCATTGCCCTGCTGGATCCTGAGTCGAAAGTTAAAGCGCCGCGCGCTGCTGTAAAAACCACCGGCACCAAGCGTGCCCGTAAAGTTAAACAGTACAAAAACCCGCACAACGGTGAAGTCATCGAAACCAAAGGCGGCAACCACAAGACTCTGAAAGAGTGGAAAGCCAAGTGGGGCGGCGACGTGGTTGAAGGCTGGGCAACCCTGCTGGGCTAAGTCTCGCCAGTGAGCGCCCGGGCCTTACCGCCGCCATGAAAAAACGCCAGCTTGCTGGCGTTTTTTCATGGCCGGGCTTAATGCCCAAGGGGCCGGCCCCGCTCTCAAAGAGCCAGGCGCCCGCTGAGGTCCTGAACATGGGCCTGCCACTCATCCAGTACCTGACGTTGCTTGGGATCTGCACTTAACAACGATTGTTCAAGCCCCTGGGCAAAACTTTCCAGGGTATTGGGCGCGCCGAATTTCGCTTCTAGCAAACGCTGACGACAAAATGCCCGCCAACGCTCTTGCTCGGCGTCATCCAATGTTTCCGGAAAGTTGCGAGCGCGGTAGCGAAAGAGCAATTCGGGCAAGCGCTCATCATCAAAGGGCCACTGTTGCCGAGCCAAATGCAGCGGGTCGGCCTCACGTACTTGCTCACACAATCGCCGGTCGCGATCGCCAATAAAGCCGTCGTACAACTGTTGCTCCGGGTCCTCGCTGGCCGCGAACTCATCGGGCCCATAAATCAGCGAAAGTTTATCCCGCCAAACTTCCTGAGTTTCAGTCAAAAGCCCGGCCCGGCGCTGGTACTGCTCCATGTCCAAGTGCAATCGCTGTTGATCCTCGCCCCGCAAGACATTCAAGGGCGCCACTACCGGGCAGCGATTGATATGGATGAGTTTCAACGGCACCGGCAACTCGCCGTCCGCCAGATCATCACGCCGGGTATATAAACGCTGACGCAAGGTGTCGGCATCCAGCTCCAGCAATCCCTGAGGATCCAGATGCAAGTCACAGACAATCAGCGCATTGCGATTGCGCGGATGCCAGGCCAGGGGCAGTACCACGCCGAGGTAGTGGCGCGCGGCGGAAAAGCGCCCGGAAATATGCACCAGAGGCTGCAACAGGCGAATCTGATCCATCACCCGCTGTTTGCTGCGCAGTTGGAACAGCCAGTCATAGAGCTTGGGTTGCCGATCACGAATCAACCGCGCCAGGGCAATGGTCGCCCGGACATCGGACAGCGCATCGTGGGCCTGGCCATGATCGATGCCGTTGGCCGCGGTCAGCCGTTCCAGCTTGAGGGTCACCTGCCCTTGTTCCTCGGGCCAGACGATACCCTCGGGACGCAAGGCATAGGCGGTGCGCACCACATCGATCAGATCCCAGCGACTGTTGCCGCCCTGCCACTCGCGGGCATAGGGATCGAAGAAATTGCGATACAGGCTGTAGCGGGTCACCTCATCGTCGAAGCGCAGGGTGTTGTAGCCCACGCCACAGGTGCCGGGGCGCGCCAGCTGGGCGTGCACCCGGGTCATGAAGTCCGCCTCGCTCAAGCCCTGGGCCGCCAGGCGACCGGGGGTGATGCCGGTGATCATGCAGGCTGCCGGGTGCGGCAGGATATCGTCGCTGGGCTGGCAATAGAGGTTGACCGGCTCGTCGATCTCGTTGAGCGCCAGGTCGGTGCGAATACCGGCCACTTGCAACGGGCGATCGCAGCGCGGATTGATGCCGGTGGTTTCGTAGTCGTACCAAAAGAGGGAAGTCACGGCCTGTTCCTGAACTGAAAGACCGCCGCAGTCTAGGCGCTCAAGCGTCACCAGGGCCAGCCGCGTGAACGGGCGGCGCGCAGGGCAGCACACCGAAATCGTAGTTAATGATGTCGTTTGCCCCTCGGACACTGCTAGCATCTGCGCTGGATTTTTCTCTACCAGGCCAAGCCCCCAAGTTGCCCATGCTTGAGACGACAGCAACGCCAAGGAACGCATCGCTGCACCCGCCACTGGATACGCGGTATCAGGTCGAAACCCCCGAGGGTATCGATCTGCCGCTGCGACCGGCGGGGTTGCTGGTCCGTACCCTGGCGTTTTCCCTCGACCTGGGCATTCGCGGGCTGGTGTTGGGCCTGCTGTTCATCGTGCTGGGCTTCTTCGGCGAGATCGGCATCGGCCTCGGTTCGATCCTGCTGTTCCTGATCAGCTGGTGGTACATGGTGCTGTTCGAGGTGCTGAACCAGGGCCGCTCGCCCGGCAAGCACCTGATGGGACTGCGAGTGGTTCAGGACGATGGCACCCCCATTGGCTGGAGCGCCTCCCTGACCCGCAACCTGCTGCGTTTTGCCGACATGTTGCCGTTCGGCTACTTCCTCGGCGCCATCAGTTGCCTGCAGCATCCGACCTTCAAGCGCCTCGGCGATCTGGCCGCCGGCACCCTGGTGATCTACCGCGAGCAATCCCTGACCCGACCGCAACTGCCCGACGCCACGCCCCGCTCCGCGCCCTTCGCCCTGAGCCTGAATGAACAACGGGCGATCCTCGGCTTTGCCGAACGCCAGGGCCAGCTGTCTGCCGAACGAACCCGGGAACTGGCAGGCATCCTCGCGCAACCACTGCACGTGCCCGCAGCCCAGGCGACAGCCGAACTCAATGGCATCGCTCGCGGCTTTCTGGGATCCACATGAAACAGAGCCTTTTCGAAAGCCGCCACCAGGCGCAATGGCAACAGTTCGAGCAACTGCTCGACCAGCTCGAGCGGGGTCGCGCCCGGGCCGAAGACTGCCAGACCTTCGTCCAGGACTACCGCCGCCTGTGCCAGCACCTGGCCCTGGCCCAGGAGCGCGGCTACAGCAGTTACTTGATCGATCCATTGCAGCAACTGGTGTTGCGCGGCCATCAGCAACTCTACCGGCAACGCACCGCCATCAGCGCCAATGTCCTGGCTTTCTTACTGGCCGGCTTTCCACGCCTGGTGCGCCAGGAATGGCGCCTGGTACTGATCGCCAGCCTGCTGTTCTTCGGCAGCCTGCTGGGTATCGGCCTGTTGGTGTACCTGTACCCCGAACTGGTCTACAGCCTGGTGAGCCCGCAGCAGGTATCGGAAATGCGCAGCATGTACGACCCTGGCGGCGCACGCCTGGGACGGGTCGCCGAGCGCGCCTCCAGCGAAGACTGGGTGATGTTCGGCTACTACATCATGCACAACATCGGTATCGCCTTTCAGACCTTCGCCAGCGGCCTGCTGTTTGGCCTGGGCAGTGTGTTCTTCCTGTTCTTCAACGGCCTGATGATCGGCGCCATCGCCGGCCACCTGACCCAGATCGGCTTCGGCCAGACCTTCTGGCCCTTCGTCATCGGCCATGGTGCCTTCGAACTGAGCGCCATTGCCCTGTCCGGAGCGGCCGGGCTGAAGATGGGCTGGGCACTGATCGCCCCCGGACGCCTGCGGCGCGGCGACGCGCTGTTGCAGGCTGCGCGGATCAGCGTGCAACTGATCTACGGGGTGATCGTGTTTCTGCTGATCGCCGCTTTTATAGAAGCCTACTGGTCCTCCATGACCTGGCCGGCGGCCTGGATCAAATACAGCGTCGGCGCCAGCCTGTGGGGCCTGATGCTGGCGTACCTGACCCTGGCCGGACGAGAACCCCATGCGCCTGAGTGATGCCAGTGTGGTGATCCGCCCCCGCACGACTTGGGAAGCCATGGACCTGGGCGTACTCCTGAGCCAGCGCCACCGGTGGCTGCTGATGACCAGCTGGGCCATCGTCAGTCTGCCGGTGTTCGCCCTGCTGAGCCTGCTGCTGTGGCAATCGCCCTCCCTGGCGGTGCTGCTGTTCTGGTGGCTCAAGCCGGCCTTCGAGCCCTTGCCGCTGTTTATCCTGTCCAAGGCTTTGTTCGGTGAAACCCCGAGCCTGGGCCAGGCCCTGCGCCAGTGGCCGCGCCTGCTCAAATCGCAATGGCTGGCCAGCCTGACCTGGCGCCGCTTCAGCCTGAGCCGCAGTTTCGTCCTGCCGGTGGTGCAACTGGAGGGCCTGGACGGCGACGCCCGGCAGCAGCGCCTGGGGGTGCTGTTGCAGCGCAACGCCGGGGCTGCGCGCTGGCTGACGCTGATCGGCATGCATCTGGAGGGCGCCTTGTGGATCGGCCTGCTGGTGCTGTTCTACCTGCTGCTGCCGCAACAGGTCGAGCTGGACTGGAACTGGCAGAGCCTGGTCATTGCCGCCCAGCAGGACTGGCTGTGGCTGGAACACCTGACCAACGCCTTCTACGCCCTGGTGCTGGTGATCTGGGAACCGATCTACGTGGCCTGCGGCTTCAGCCTGTACCTCAATCGCCGCACCGAGCTCGAGGCCTGGGACATCGAGCTGGTGTTTCGCCGCCTGCGTCAGCGCCTGGGCGGCGTCGCGGCGCTGCTGCTGGTGAGCGGCCTGTTGCTGGCGGTGCCGGGCCAGGCGCCGTGGGCAGCCAGCCCCAGCAGTTCCGTGGCCGGCCCCGAAGTGCCCCGGTTGTTGCAGCAACCCCTGACCAGCAAGGCCGCGAAAGACAGCATCCAGGGCATCCTGGATAAACCGCCGTTCAAGAATCAGGAATCGGTCACCCGCTACCGCTTCGGTGAGGAGCAAACAGCGAAAAAGGACGCCAAGGGCAAGCCTCCGGGCTGGCTCAAGAGCCTGCTGGAAAGCCTCGACCAGAATCGCTTCGGCAACCTTGCCAAGGGCCTGGAAATCCTCCTCTGGGGCTTGCTGCTAAGTGCCCTGGGCTGGTTGCTGTGGCGCTACCGCGACTGGCTGCGGGCCTTTGTCGGCCGCCGTCCGCTGCCGCGTAAAAAGCGCCCGGCGCCGATCCCCCAGCAGCTGTTCGGCCTGGACGTCAGCAGCCAGACCCTGCCCGCCGACGTGGCCGCCCACGCCCAGGCACTGTGGGCCAGCCAGCCTCGGGAAGCGCTGGGCCTGTTGTATCGGGCCTTGCTCAGCCGCTTGCTGGAGGACTTTCAACTGCCGCTGAGCGTGGCCGACACCGAAGGTCAGGTACTGGAGCGGATCAAGGCGCTGCAGCAACCGTCCCTGGAAGCCTTCAGCCGCGAACTGACCACCCACTGGCAGAACATGGCTTACGGTCATCGCGTGCCCGGCGCCGACCTGCAAGCGCAACTGTGCGATGGCTGGCGTAGCCTGTTCGGCCCGGGAGCCTGCGCATGAAACGCTATCTGTGGGGCGGCCTGGCGCTGTTGCTGATCCTGGTACTGGGCGCTGCCGGCTACTTCCTGTACCGCCACGCCACGCCCTATCAGGAACTGGTCGATCACGGCCCGTCTCCCGAGGCCCAGGCCAATCCCTATCTGGCTGCCGAGATGTTCTTGCGCGAGCGCGGCCTCAAGGTCGACCACGCCAACAGCCTGGAAGTGCTGGCCAGCCTCAAGCCGGTCGGCAACAGCCTGCTGCTGCTCGGCGAGCGCTCCAACATGAGTCCGCACCAGGTCGACCAGGTGCTGGACTGGGCCCGTGCCGGCGGCCGGCTGATCTTTGTCGCCGAAGCCCTGTGGGACGAAGACACCGAGCAAAGCGGCGATTTGCTGCTGGACCGGGTACAGATCCATCAGCAGCTCAGCGCGGACCAGGAACCACCGGTGCAACAGGACGCCGACGACGCCTTTCCGAAGCTGACCAAGATTTACCTGGAAGGCGAACAGGCCCCGGCCTACGTCAGCTTCGATACCGACTTTGATCTGGTCGACCCGGACAACCTGGCCCAGTCCTGGGCCAACAGCGCCACGGCCACCCACATGGTCCAGCTCGACTACGGCCAGGGATCGGTCACCGTGCTGACCGATGCCGACATCTGGAAAACCCCGGGCATCGGTCTGTACGACAACGCCTGGCTGCTGTGGTACCTGAATACCGATACGGCGGTGACCCTGCTGTTCGACACCGACCACCCGAGCCTGTGGCAATTGCTCTGGCGCTATTTCCCCCAGGCGCTGGTGGCCCTGGCACTGCTGATCGGCCTGTGGCTGTGGCAGGCCGGCAGCCGCCAGGGTCCGTTGCAGGCACCGGCCCCCAAGGCCCGGCGTCAGCTACGCGAGCATCTGCGGGCCAGCGCCGACTTTCTCCTGCGCCATGGCGGCCAGGCGCCGTTGCTGCAAGCGCTGCACCTGGATATCCGGCGCCGGGCGCGCCGCCGCTATCCGGGCTTCGAGCAATTGCCCAGCGAAGCCCAGTGGGAGGTCCTCGCCCAGCTCAGCCAACAGCCGGTCAGCACGGTGCAACAAGCCCTGCAACCCTTGTCCGGGCAGCGCCTTTCCAGCGCTGATTTCAGCCACCAGGTCGCCCACCTGCAAACACTCAGGAATGCCCTATGAGCGAACAACCCGTCGAATCCCAAGACACCTCCGAGGCTCCAGCGCCACAGGAGCATGCCGCCCAGCAGCGCCAGCGCGCCAGCCAACTGGCCCAGGCCGTGCGCCAGGAACTGCAGAAAGTGCTGATCGGCCAGACCGCGGTGATCGATGACGTGCTGACCGCCCTGATCGCCGGTGGCCACGTGCTGCTCGAAGGGGTTCCCGGCCTCGGCAAGACCCTGCTGGTACGGGCCCTGGCCCGCTGCTTCGGCGGTGACTTCGCGCGGATCCAGTTCACCCCGGACCTGATGCCCAGCGACGTCACCGGCCACGCGGTGTACGACCTGCAGAGCGAACAGTTCAAGCTGCGCAAGGGCCCGCTGTTCACCAACCTGCT
This genomic stretch from Pseudomonas sp. Os17 harbors:
- a CDS encoding methyl-accepting chemotaxis protein produces the protein MLNSDEQASRTNSVAAAINQLGAAAQEIARNAAQASQQASDARNLAEDGQQVVDRSIQAMNQLSEMISASSSNIETLNSKTVNIGQILEVITSISQQTNLLALNAAIEAARAGEAGRGFAVVADEVRNLAHRTQESAQQVQTMIEELQVGARESVSTMSNSQRHSQDSVEIANQAGERLSSVTQRIGEIDGMNQSVATATEEQTSVVESINMDITEINTLNQEGVENLQATLRACSDLEQQSARLKHLVGSFRI
- the purU gene encoding formyltetrahydrofolate deformylase — protein: MRTFRLVISCPDRVGIVAKVSNFLASHNGWITEASHHSDNLSGWFFMRHEIRADSLPFGLEAFRQAFAPIAEEFSMDWRITDTAEKKRVVLMASRESHCLADLLHRWHSDELDCEIACVISNHDDLRSMVEWHGIPYYHVPVNPQDKEPAFAEVSRLVKQHDAEVVVLARYMQILPPELCREYAHKVINIHHSFLPSFVGAKPYHQASLRGVKLIGATCHYVTEELDAGPIIEQDVVRVSHSDSIEDMVRFGRDVEKMVLARGLRYHLEDRVLVHGNKTVVF
- the mvaT gene encoding histone-like nucleoid-structuring protein MvaT, producing MSLINEYRATEEAIKELQARLKNLSQDDKLKTELEFEGKLRSLMGEYSKSLRDIIALLDPESKVKAPRAAVKTTGTKRARKVKQYKNPHNGEVIETKGGNHKTLKEWKAKWGGDVVEGWATLLG
- the sbcB gene encoding exodeoxyribonuclease I; protein product: MTSLFWYDYETTGINPRCDRPLQVAGIRTDLALNEIDEPVNLYCQPSDDILPHPAACMITGITPGRLAAQGLSEADFMTRVHAQLARPGTCGVGYNTLRFDDEVTRYSLYRNFFDPYAREWQGGNSRWDLIDVVRTAYALRPEGIVWPEEQGQVTLKLERLTAANGIDHGQAHDALSDVRATIALARLIRDRQPKLYDWLFQLRSKQRVMDQIRLLQPLVHISGRFSAARHYLGVVLPLAWHPRNRNALIVCDLHLDPQGLLELDADTLRQRLYTRRDDLADGELPVPLKLIHINRCPVVAPLNVLRGEDQQRLHLDMEQYQRRAGLLTETQEVWRDKLSLIYGPDEFAASEDPEQQLYDGFIGDRDRRLCEQVREADPLHLARQQWPFDDERLPELLFRYRARNFPETLDDAEQERWRAFCRQRLLEAKFGAPNTLESFAQGLEQSLLSADPKQRQVLDEWQAHVQDLSGRLAL
- a CDS encoding RDD family protein: MLETTATPRNASLHPPLDTRYQVETPEGIDLPLRPAGLLVRTLAFSLDLGIRGLVLGLLFIVLGFFGEIGIGLGSILLFLISWWYMVLFEVLNQGRSPGKHLMGLRVVQDDGTPIGWSASLTRNLLRFADMLPFGYFLGAISCLQHPTFKRLGDLAAGTLVIYREQSLTRPQLPDATPRSAPFALSLNEQRAILGFAERQGQLSAERTRELAGILAQPLHVPAAQATAELNGIARGFLGST
- a CDS encoding stage II sporulation protein M codes for the protein MKQSLFESRHQAQWQQFEQLLDQLERGRARAEDCQTFVQDYRRLCQHLALAQERGYSSYLIDPLQQLVLRGHQQLYRQRTAISANVLAFLLAGFPRLVRQEWRLVLIASLLFFGSLLGIGLLVYLYPELVYSLVSPQQVSEMRSMYDPGGARLGRVAERASSEDWVMFGYYIMHNIGIAFQTFASGLLFGLGSVFFLFFNGLMIGAIAGHLTQIGFGQTFWPFVIGHGAFELSAIALSGAAGLKMGWALIAPGRLRRGDALLQAARISVQLIYGVIVFLLIAAFIEAYWSSMTWPAAWIKYSVGASLWGLMLAYLTLAGREPHAPE
- a CDS encoding DUF4129 domain-containing protein yields the protein MRLSDASVVIRPRTTWEAMDLGVLLSQRHRWLLMTSWAIVSLPVFALLSLLLWQSPSLAVLLFWWLKPAFEPLPLFILSKALFGETPSLGQALRQWPRLLKSQWLASLTWRRFSLSRSFVLPVVQLEGLDGDARQQRLGVLLQRNAGAARWLTLIGMHLEGALWIGLLVLFYLLLPQQVELDWNWQSLVIAAQQDWLWLEHLTNAFYALVLVIWEPIYVACGFSLYLNRRTELEAWDIELVFRRLRQRLGGVAALLLVSGLLLAVPGQAPWAASPSSSVAGPEVPRLLQQPLTSKAAKDSIQGILDKPPFKNQESVTRYRFGEEQTAKKDAKGKPPGWLKSLLESLDQNRFGNLAKGLEILLWGLLLSALGWLLWRYRDWLRAFVGRRPLPRKKRPAPIPQQLFGLDVSSQTLPADVAAHAQALWASQPREALGLLYRALLSRLLEDFQLPLSVADTEGQVLERIKALQQPSLEAFSRELTTHWQNMAYGHRVPGADLQAQLCDGWRSLFGPGACA
- a CDS encoding DUF4350 domain-containing protein; its protein translation is MKRYLWGGLALLLILVLGAAGYFLYRHATPYQELVDHGPSPEAQANPYLAAEMFLRERGLKVDHANSLEVLASLKPVGNSLLLLGERSNMSPHQVDQVLDWARAGGRLIFVAEALWDEDTEQSGDLLLDRVQIHQQLSADQEPPVQQDADDAFPKLTKIYLEGEQAPAYVSFDTDFDLVDPDNLAQSWANSATATHMVQLDYGQGSVTVLTDADIWKTPGIGLYDNAWLLWYLNTDTAVTLLFDTDHPSLWQLLWRYFPQALVALALLIGLWLWQAGSRQGPLQAPAPKARRQLREHLRASADFLLRHGGQAPLLQALHLDIRRRARRRYPGFEQLPSEAQWEVLAQLSQQPVSTVQQALQPLSGQRLSSADFSHQVAHLQTLRNAL